GCCTGCTGCATAACAATCATAAAGGAATGAAGACAGCTCACCGTTTTTCACAACAGCAGTTCTCCTGGACGGAGTACCCTCGTCATCGCATGACGATGTCCCGAGCCCTCCCGCAAGCGTTCCGTCATCTACGATAGAGAGGTCATTCGCACCAATAATAGTATTCATTTTCCCTATCAGGGCTGAGCGCCCTTTCTGCACGTTATCAGCATTTAGCGAGGCAACAAGGGTATTCTCCAGGATATCTGCAAAAGCCAGAGGTTCAAGAAGCACGGCGCAATCGCATGTTTGCGCACTTATGCCGTGCTGCGAACGCAGAGCAAGCAGCGAAGCTTTCTCTCCGATCTTATGAAAATCAATGCCAAGATTCCTTGACATGTCGAATTCAGAAGCCGTTGACATTGGCGCATCCTTTGTAATGGTATCCACTGAAGCCTCTACGATGGTATCGTCTTCTGTTATTTCAACGCCATGTGAGTTCAAAACCAGCTTAGTTGAAGAACCGCATACGAAATGCCCGGATGTAGGCACGACACGAGGACTGGATTTTGCCCCTCTGATCATCTCCAAAGTATAATCGATGCACGACTCGATTTCGATATTTTCAAGTTTCTTATCAAAAATACCCGTGACTTCAGCAGGCTTTTTTTTACCGGGAAGACCAGACCACTGAGGGTCGCTCCCCCTCACCTTTGCGGATTTCACAGCAAGAACACAGGCTTCTTCGATTCGCTCCATATCATTGGTGCTTGAAAAACCCACCGCGCCGTTCACGATTGCCCTTATCCCGATGCCCAGGACAAGACTTTCCTTCGCAAGGTCAATGGCATCTCTTTGCACATCGACTGTAACAGACCTGCCCTTTATACAAAAAATCTCGGCTTCATCTGCGCCTGCATTTTCTGTAAGCTTGAGGGCTTTATATGCGTAATCAAAAATATCAGTCATTAGGTAGTAGTAAGCGAACTAAGTATTTATAGATTTTTAAATATTTTCTCGATAAAAATCATATGATATTTAAAAATAAAATTCTAATTATCTGATTTATGATAATACCTGAAATGTTCAACCTCAAAGAAGTATCGCAGGTTGAGATAGAGCCGTTCACGTCTAACTCCATGCAGCTTATGTCAAATGAATGATGGATAGACATCTATGCATAACTATATCCTTACTATTACTAATAATATTATTAAGGAGGGATGAGCAATGTCATCTTTAATAGAGAGATTATATTATTCAATTATAGTTTATAAAATCACTGTTATTTCTTTTATTGCTGTGATTGCTGGTATAATATTCGTTATATTAGCTTCGCCTGCGGATAATTTAATATCCACTCTCAGAGAAGATGTCATTAGACATATTGGTATTGCTTTTATTGTTGTTGGTTTTGCAAGTTTGTTCTACGAAAATTTTTTACGAAAGAATATGGTAGAATTAATTGAGCAGATTTTTAATAAAAATTTAGTGAAATTAATAAATGATCAGTGCGAATTAGTCAAGTCAATCAATAAATCGGTAAAAACTTCTGGGCTGGTGAAT
The DNA window shown above is from Candidatus Methanoperedens sp. and carries:
- a CDS encoding TldD/PmbA family protein, coding for MTDIFDYAYKALKLTENAGADEAEIFCIKGRSVTVDVQRDAIDLAKESLVLGIGIRAIVNGAVGFSSTNDMERIEEACVLAVKSAKVRGSDPQWSGLPGKKKPAEVTGIFDKKLENIEIESCIDYTLEMIRGAKSSPRVVPTSGHFVCGSSTKLVLNSHGVEITEDDTIVEASVDTITKDAPMSTASEFDMSRNLGIDFHKIGEKASLLALRSQHGISAQTCDCAVLLEPLAFADILENTLVASLNADNVQKGRSALIGKMNTIIGANDLSIVDDGTLAGGLGTSSCDDEGTPSRRTAVVKNGELSSFLYDCYAAGKEKKESTGNAVRASFTSTPSIGTRNLIIEHPVFDIIDETKDGVIVNTVIGAHTANPISGDFSVEARNSFLIKNGEISSPIKSMMISGNIFDVLKNIDGMGKDTRKVGNVITPTVRVSKMRIVG